A single window of Lonchura striata isolate bLonStr1 chromosome 20, bLonStr1.mat, whole genome shotgun sequence DNA harbors:
- the MIS12 gene encoding protein MIS12 homolog, which produces MSVDPMTYEAQFFGFTPQTCMLRIYIAFQDYLFEMLQVVEGVMLKKFEGKISPSQIRKCTEKFLLFMKEHFDKLFTKMEEVLLQLVLNIPKNVLLPEDRVQEQYRCSEEEFQALQDEVRQLQEQYRAEVAMEQALLAELEEQKIVKAELEKTLQCFDELENICRQYGIGNFKESLALLTQSSKKLQEVLKDVEEKSKKLKLDDQLM; this is translated from the coding sequence ATGTCGGTGGATCCCATGACCTACGAGGCGCAGTTCTTCGGGTTCACGCCGCAGACCTGCATGCTGCGCATCTACATCGCCTTCCAGGACTACCTCTTCGAAATGCTGCAGGTGGTGGAGGGCGTGATGCTGAAGAAGTTCGAAGGCAAAATCAGCCCTTCGCAGATCCGGAAATGCACCGAGAAATTCCTGCTCTTCATGAAGGAGCACTTCGATAAGCTGTTCACCAAAATGGAagaagtgctgctgcagctggtgctgaACATCCCCAAGAACGTGCTGCTGCCCGAGGACAGGGTGCAGGAGCAGTACCGCTGCAGCGAGGAGGAGTTCCAGGCGCTGCAGGACGAGGTGcggcagctgcaggagcagtacAGGGCGGAGGTGGCCATGGAGCAGGCGCTGCTAGCCgagctggaggagcagaagATTGTCAAGGCCGAGCTGGAGAAGACTTTGCAGTGCTTTGATGAGCTTGAGAACATCTGCCGGCAGTACGGGATCGGCAACTTCAAGGAAAGCCTTGCCCTCCTGACACAGAGCTCTAAGAAATTGCAGGAGGTGCTGAAAGACGTTGAGGAGAAGAGCAAAAAATTGAAGCTGGATGATCAGTTAATGTAA